The segment GTTGACCTGTTCGAGCGCGACGGCGATCGCTTCTTCATACTGCTCTTCGCGAATCAAGCGGGCGAATTTCCGCGAACCGGTCACATTGGTTCGTTCGCCGATCATCGTGAAGTTGGAGGTCGGCAGAATCGTCAGCGATTCCTGCCCCGACAGACGCGTGTAGTCAGGCGGAGTCGCACGAACACGCGGCGGTTTGTGCTGAACCGCTTCGGCGATCGCTTTGATGTGGGCCGGCGAAGTGCCGCAGCAACCGCCGACGATGTTGATCCAGCCGTTGTCGGCGAAGGTCGCCAGCGTCGCGGCCATTTGTTCCGGCGTTTCGTCATACTCGCCGAATTCGTTCGGCAAGCCGGCGTTCGGGTGACAGCTGACGTACGACGGCGAAATGGTCGCTAGTTCCTGCACGTAGGGACGCATCTTGTCGGCGCCGAGCGCACAGTTGACGCCGATGCTCAGCAGCGGGAAGTGCGCGACGGAGTTCCAGAACGCTTCGACCGTCTGACCGCTAAGGGTGCGGCCGCTCTCGTCGGTGATCGTCACCGATCCCATGACCGGCAACTCGACGTTGTTGTCGCGGAAGTATTTTTCGATCGCGAAGAGGCACGCCTTCAGGTTGAGCGTATCGAACGACGTTTCGGGAAACAGGAGGTCGGCTCCGGCTTCGACCATCGCAGCGATCTGCACCAGGTACGAATCGACCAACTGCTGGAAGGTGATGTTGCGGTAGCCGGGATCTTCGACCTTGGGAGACATCGACGCGGTGCGGCTGGTCGGACCGATCGAACCGGCGACGAATCGCGGCTTGTTCGGGGTCCGCTCATTGAATTCGTCCGCTACCTTGCGGGCTAGCTTGACCGCAGCGACGTTCACGTCAGTCGCCAAGTGAGGCAGATCGAACTCTTCCATCGCCACCGGCGTCGCGCCGAAGGTATTGGTCTCGATGATATCAGCGCCAGCTTCCAGGAAGTCGCGATGAATCTGCTCGATAATCTGAGGGCGTGTCAGGCAGAGGATATCGGTGAAGTTCTTGAGGTCTTTGTGAAAACCTTGGAACTGCGTACCGCGCACCGCATCTTCGTCCAGCTTGTGCTTCTGGACCATGGTTCCCATCGCTCCGTCGAGGATGAGAATCCGTTTGTCGAGTTCCTGGTAGATGAGATGCTTGGTATCGTTCGGGGTCGCGATCGCCATGTTGGATATTTATGGGCCGCCGGCGGCTGCCGTACGGACTTGGTCAGAGCACTGCTGTCAACAAAGGAAGATTTGTAGCCCTCTAAGTATCCCAGATTGCCAATAAAGCCACAAGGTTCGTCCGAAAAGCGGTTTCCGCAAAACTTCGCCTAGTCGGCAAAGTCAATTTTTCTTATCTAACGCTCAAGATCTGCAGACTCGCTGCCCGATCCGAAGAGATGACGGACCAGAAATACGCCAAGACGGCGACGAGACTGTGAAAATAGGCAAGGAAGCCAAGACGATGACCAATACGACAACCCCCAAAACCACGGAGCCGACAGCCCAGCTTGTTCCGGCGCTCCCCCGGGTTTTGTTGCGTATGCCCGACTTGGCGGCTCCCCCGAAGCCGCCTGCCGCTCCGCTGGCCGTCGAACCCGACGTCGATCAAGAGCCGCTCATTGCAAACGCCCCCCCGGTCGATCCCCCGAAACAAAGCTTTCGAGTCGACGCCGCACACGCTCCGCGGGCTCCCCNNNNNNNNNNNNNNNNNNNNNNNNNNNNNNNNNNNNNNNNNNNNNNNNNNNNNNNNNNNNNNNNNNNNNNNNNNNNNNNNNNNNNNNNNNNNNNNNNNTCCCCCCGACGTCCGGCAATGGAACGCCCGGCGCCAGCTCAAACGGCCGCCGCTCAGCCCGATCGGACTTCGCCCAGCCATCGCAAGCCGTTATACGAAGGCGCCCAAGGGCGCCGTGAACGGATGAAAGCGGCGAAAGCCCCGGTTTGGCGAACTCGCCTTTTCTTGGCGATGATCGCCGGCGTGCTGATCTGGGGAACGATTACGATCTCTACCGGTCACCGCGGCGGTAAAGGACATGATCCGGCTGCTGGTACCGAAGAAGCGCCGCCGTTTGAAACTGACATTCAACTGGGCGAACTAGGAGACGCTCCTGGATTTGGTCCGGCCAAGTCGGGTATCGGTCTCGATGCGGACTTCTCTGACGAACACATTCACATGGAAGAGATGAAGCCGGCGACGACCGCCACGGTCGAAATCGCTCCTCCGCTGCAAAATGGCGGCAACCAAACCGGACCCGATTTCGCTCCGTTTGCGGAACCGGCGCGCGAAGACGAAGCCAGTTATCCGCCGACGCAAGTTAGCGGACGTTCGACGAGCCCGACGATGCCTGTCGGTACGCCGGCGATTAGTTCGGCCGACTTGTTGGGTTCCGGTGGATCGACCGAATATGTCGCCAGCCGACCCGGCGAAGAAGCTGGTCGGGCTCCGACCTCCGGTGGATCGATGTATGGCGCCGGCGGCAATACGACGCAGGTGCAATACGGCACTCCGGCGCCGACCAATCGTAGCGACGCGAATAAGGATTGGTGGAAGGAAGAGCCTCGTGGCACGGCGCCGGTCGATTCTTCGCCAGACGGACGCCCGATGTTCGACCAGAATTCGACCCAAATGACGGCCCCGCCGACCGCTCAACTCGGCATGCCGCAGCCAGTTGCTCCTGCCGAAACCGGCAGCCGCTACGGCCAGCAAGGACTTAGCTCGTCCGACCTGTTCGGCCCGGCGCCGAGCGGCGGCCAGCAAAAGTATTACGCACCAGGTGATCCGGCCGCTGATCGACCGGCCCAAGCTCGCCTGGACGGATATCTAGTACCGACTCAAGATTCGAGGTTGCGCTAATGAGTTCCGTAGATCGAGCCTTCATTCGTGCGTACGGACCGGAAGTTCCCTCGTTGGAAGACCCGGCTGCCGAATACACTCGCAGCGGTCCCGTTTTCCCGGGCGGACCAACGGTCGAGCAACTGTACGAGTGGCGCAAGAAGGGCCTGCGAATTGACCTGCCGGGATCGCCGATCAATGAAGGGGATCTGAGCCCGTTTGCCGAGCAAGCGGCTGCGGTCGAAGAAGAAACGACCGAAGAGTCGGTCTTCGCTGCATCGGCTCAAAACACCGCCGCCGTCGCTGCGGCCGTCGATCGTATCCTGAAGCGAGTTCGCGCTGAACAACAAACCGCCAAGCCGGTCGTCGAGCCGATCGCGAAGCAGTCCCCCGCCCCGCAGGCTCCGGCAGTTGAAAAGCCGGCGGCCAAGACGATCGCTCCACCGGCCGGTAAGACGAGCGACCGGTTGGAATGGGAAAGCATGTTGTCGAAGTCGAGCACGCCGACGTCGACCTTCCGCCCACAATGGGAAGCGCCCCGTTTCGCCTGGCCGGCCACGATCGAGATGTTGCTTGAGCGGGGCGTCGAAGGATTCGCCGAAGTCCGCGCTCGTCTGGCCGAAGTGAGCGGCAATGGAAAGAAAGTGGTCGCCGTCTACAGCTTCGCCGCTGGCGAAGGTTGCACGACGCTGACCCTTTGCCTGGCGAAACTGTTGGCCGCCTGCGGCATGAAAACGGCGATTGTCGACGCCAGCGAAACGAATCCGGAACTCGCGACCCGTTTGGGCGTTCGCGTCGAACATGGTTGGGAAGCGATCGCCCCCGGAGGTCCGACGGTCGAAGACGCCGCGATCCATTCTGTCGCCGACGATCTGACCCTGGCGCCGAGCCTGACGAAAGGCTCGCCGGACAAACTTGATCAATTGCTGCAAAGCATGAAAGGGAGCTACGACATGATCCTGGTCGACGTCGGCCAGATTCATGAGATCCCGAACCAGGTGAATCAAATCGACGCCGCGATGATCGTTCGCGATCTCCGGCTTTCGGACGATTCGCAGGTAGCCGAAGTTGTTCGGCGGCTTGGCAGCGCCGGGATTTCGATCTTAGGCGTCACCGAAAACTTCGTCGGTTAGTTGAACTGAAATGTACGAAGACTATTGGAATCTAAACGTTCGTCCGTTTGAAAACACGGCGATTCCGGCGTTCTACTACCCGGCCGAAGCGGCCCAGGGAACGCTGTTGAAATTGCGTTACGCGGTCGAAAACCGTCGCGGCGCGGCGCTGTTGACCGGCGGCGAAGGGTTGGGCAAAACGCTGCTGGCCCAGTTGCTGCTTGAGCAACTGCCGGAGCAGTTCACGCCGAAGGTTCACGTCGTCTTTCCGTACATGCCGGCCGATCAACTGCTGGCCTACATCGTTCGTGAGCTGGTCGGCGTTGAGCAATCGGCCACTTCGACCATCGCTGACAGCGTGCAGGCGATCCGTCGCGGTTTGAGCGAAAACACCCGCGCCGGCAATCACGCCGTGCTGGTGATCGACGAAGCGCACCTGGTCTCCGATTTCAACGCCCTGGAAACGTTGCGTCTGCTGACCAATCTCGAAACGGACGGGCTGCTCGACATGACGCTGCTGTTGGTCGGGCAGACCGAGATCTTACCGGCGCTGCGGCGGACTCCGGCCTTTGAAACTCGCCTGGCGGTCAAATGCATGGTCAAACCGCTGACGGTGGACGAAACTGCATCGTACGTGCTGCACCGGCTGACGACCGCCGGCGCACGACGCGAGATCTTCGTCCCAGCCGCTTTGGAGCGTCTCCATCAGATCACCGGGGGCGCCCCGCGGCGGATCAATCGGCTGTGCGATTTGGCCCTGCTGATCGCCTTTGCCGAAGAACAAGCGGTCATCTCGGCCGACCAGATTGACGCGGTCCACGAAGAGTTGGTCGCGGTTTCTACCGACTAGGGGCCTTTGCCTTTCGCGCCTGGTCCCCCAAACTCGATCGGCGATTACAATCTATCGAGTGAATGATTCGCCGCTATCGATGGACTCCCCCCTCACCGCTCGCCTGTTCTGGCGATCGCTGTTATTGATTGCGCTGTTGGGGCTCGGGTTGCGGATGTTGCCGCTGGCCGAGAGTCTCTGGCTCGACGAACTGCATACGTCTTGGGTGATCTCCGGCGATTGGGAAGGTCTCGCGAAACGTGCTCGGCAAGGAAACAACAGTCCTCTCTATTTTTGGGGGATGAAGCTGGTCGTCGCTTGTTTTGGCGACGACGAGTGGACCCTGCGAATGCCGTCGGTCATCTGCGGATGTGCGGCGCTGTGCGGTATCGGGGTGCTGGTGCGGCGTTGGAGCGGTTCAGGTTTAGCTGGTTGCGTCGCGGCTCTGCTCGTCGCGCTGGATCGCGACATGATCTTCTATGCGACCGAGGCGCGCCCTTATGCCGCAGCACAGTTAGGGTGTATCGGGGTATTCGCGGTCACGATGCGTCTCTGGCGGGACTTCGATTGGCGGGATGTTTGGATCTGGACGGCATTGGCCGCACTGACGATCCATTTGCATATCACGGCGGGCCTGTTTGTCGCCGCTTGTCTGCCTCCGTTAACGTTGGCCGCTTGGGGACATGGCGCCTGGAAGCGATTGGCGCTGATGCTGATCACGCTGATGGTCTTGCTTGCGCCTCTCTCGTTGCAGTTGCAGGTGATATACGCACGACGACCGAACTGGTCGATCTTTATCCACAGCGGAACCCCGTTGCAGATCATCGAGATTCTCCCGATCATTCCCTTCGGTCTCGTGCCGCTTGCGATTGCGTTGGCGGCGAACGCGTTGCTGAAGGACCGAGAGGCGAGCGAGCGACGAAGCGCCTGGACGGCGATCTATATCTGGGCGATCGTCGCCACCTTGACGCCGATCGGTATCGCGTGGATCGGAACTTACCTGGAATTCACGCCCCTATTTCTGCGGCGATATTTGATCGGCAGTCAGGCGTTGCTGTTCGTCTGGGCGGGGTTGAATATCGGGCGCATTGACCGATTGTGGGTGAGAGCGATTGGCGCCGTCGCGATGTCGGCTTCCATCTTCTTCTTTCATTTGCCCGATCATTGGACGCATCAGCGTCGACAAGACTGGCGGGGCGCCGTCGCCATGTTGGACAAGATGGAACTGCCGGCGAATACGACGCTGATGATCTCGTCGCGGCTGATCGAAGCGAAGGACCTAACGGCGAACGACGACGGCCTGGCCGATTATTGCCGTTTACCGGTCACGGCAATTTATCGCCCTGAGCGAGAGTTCCGCCAGGTGATTCCGCTTCGCTATGGAGCGAGCGGCGATCTGATGCCCTGGCAGCTCAAACTGATCGCAGAGCCGCAAACGATCGTCGTACTGGAGCCAGGGGGACGCGATACGGTCCAAGTGACCGCCGCCGAACTATCAAAGTCGATCCCCTGGGCGTCGACGTTGCGAATCCTTGACGGAAATCGGGGCTTGCAGATGATTCTCGTTGAGCCGGCTAAAGACCAGCGGGACAAGTGACCCAACGGGACCCCGAGTCGACTACTGGTTCATCTGCGTTTGCAATTCTTCGAGCAGACGTTGCAGACGCTCGACTTCGGCTCGCGTCGCTTCATCGACTTCGCCATTCTGAACTCGCCGCTGCAGACGTTCCGCATGATCCCGCAGGCGACCTAATTGCGACGGGGGAATCGCCGGAGCGACCGGCGGCGCCAAGCGACGCATTTCCTGCATCCGCTGTTCGTGCTGAGCGCGCATCTCGTCGACCATCCGCTGATGTTCGGCGCGCATACGAGCGAAGTGCTCGTCCATTTGGAACATCGGCTGCGGAATGGGGAGCCCGTCGACCTGCATCGGCGCGAAGAAACGATTCCCCATCAGTGGGCCGCCGGCTGCGCGGGCTTGATACTTGTCAACAAGTTCGGCCGCTTCGGGATGCTCGTTGCGCAGTTGATCGAGGTCATCCGCTTTAGCGACTTGCGACTCGCCGTCTCCCTCTTTCCATTCGACGCGGATCGGTCCATTTGGATCCCTCTCGATTTGGACGTGCAGCTCGTCGTCGGTGATCTTGATTTCTTCCCGGCCGTTGTTGCGAACGGTCGACATGCTGAAGTTGCGTCCGCGACCACGCATCGCCATGCCATCCAGGCCGGCGTTAGGAATAGGGCCGAACTCCGGAAATTGACGACGCCCGGGGAGCGTTTGCATCGATTGAACGACGGTGGCGGCCAACTTGGCGGCGGTGGCGTTTTCTCCGTCGGCAATCCGTTTCAACGCTCGCATCGCATCATCGCGGACAACATGATCTTCGCTAGCGGCGAACGATTTCAGAATCTCGATCGACTGCGCGACCCGTTCGCCGGCGCCATCGCGGCAAGCTTCTTCCAGCGGAGCGATCGCCGCGGCGCCAAAGTCGCGCAAGATTTCCGCCGCTTCGCGTCGTTCGGCGAACGTGTCGCTATCGAGTTGGCGAATCGCGCGACGGATCGCACGTTCGGTTTGTTCCGCGTCGAGAGCACGCGTGGGGGCCGTTTGTACTGATTGTTCCGCCGTCGGATTCTCCGGTTCAGCCGCGACCGCAGGCAGACTGGCCAGCATCAACGACAGGCAGGCGAAAATACGCGTCGACATAACGTAACGTTCCCAAGTGCGTTTGGAGTTCTTTATTATCTATTCAATATAACGCTAACGGGCGGCGTGGGGAGTGTTGATTTTCTCGGTCGCGGGAGAGCGACGCAACACTTTGCCCGTAATTTAATAGAGTCCTGAGCGGCGTTCCTTGGCCGGAAGGACTTCCAGGCACGTGGTCCACCACCCTGTTTCGATCGTCTCGATAAACTCGGCCGGAAGTCGCTCGCTGGCCATTTCCCGGCTCAGACGCCGAAAATCATACGCCAGCGGCACAAACTGCCAGCTGATCGCTGCATGAGAATCGACGGAAATGATCGTGTACCAGACTTCGGTTTGACCGTCGTTGGCGGGACGACCTAAGACACCTACGTTTACGAAGGCTCGGCGGTTCGCTAGCTCGCGCCCCCAATGAATCCCGGTGTGGGTCGCCAAAATCAGATCGGCTTGTTGGTCCTCAGAAAGCCAGTCCAAAAAGGAAGTCGACGTCGTCGATTCCCATAAAAATTCGTTGGTTCGTCGTGGGCTGCCATGACAAAGCAAGATCTTCCGCCCTTCGATCTCTAGCCGGATTTCCGCTGGCAACGTTCGCAGGTAGGCGCGGTTGTCGGTGGAGGTGTTTTGCAGCGTGTAGTCGTAGCTGATTTGG is part of the Blastopirellula sediminis genome and harbors:
- a CDS encoding tyrosine-protein kinase family protein — encoded protein: MSSVDRAFIRAYGPEVPSLEDPAAEYTRSGPVFPGGPTVEQLYEWRKKGLRIDLPGSPINEGDLSPFAEQAAAVEEETTEESVFAASAQNTAAVAAAVDRILKRVRAEQQTAKPVVEPIAKQSPAPQAPAVEKPAAKTIAPPAGKTSDRLEWESMLSKSSTPTSTFRPQWEAPRFAWPATIEMLLERGVEGFAEVRARLAEVSGNGKKVVAVYSFAAGEGCTTLTLCLAKLLAACGMKTAIVDASETNPELATRLGVRVEHGWEAIAPGGPTVEDAAIHSVADDLTLAPSLTKGSPDKLDQLLQSMKGSYDMILVDVGQIHEIPNQVNQIDAAMIVRDLRLSDDSQVAEVVRRLGSAGISILGVTENFVG
- a CDS encoding ExeA family protein, which translates into the protein MYEDYWNLNVRPFENTAIPAFYYPAEAAQGTLLKLRYAVENRRGAALLTGGEGLGKTLLAQLLLEQLPEQFTPKVHVVFPYMPADQLLAYIVRELVGVEQSATSTIADSVQAIRRGLSENTRAGNHAVLVIDEAHLVSDFNALETLRLLTNLETDGLLDMTLLLVGQTEILPALRRTPAFETRLAVKCMVKPLTVDETASYVLHRLTTAGARREIFVPAALERLHQITGGAPRRINRLCDLALLIAFAEEQAVISADQIDAVHEELVAVSTD
- a CDS encoding glycosyltransferase family 39 protein; its protein translation is MDSPLTARLFWRSLLLIALLGLGLRMLPLAESLWLDELHTSWVISGDWEGLAKRARQGNNSPLYFWGMKLVVACFGDDEWTLRMPSVICGCAALCGIGVLVRRWSGSGLAGCVAALLVALDRDMIFYATEARPYAAAQLGCIGVFAVTMRLWRDFDWRDVWIWTALAALTIHLHITAGLFVAACLPPLTLAAWGHGAWKRLALMLITLMVLLAPLSLQLQVIYARRPNWSIFIHSGTPLQIIEILPIIPFGLVPLAIALAANALLKDREASERRSAWTAIYIWAIVATLTPIGIAWIGTYLEFTPLFLRRYLIGSQALLFVWAGLNIGRIDRLWVRAIGAVAMSASIFFFHLPDHWTHQRRQDWRGAVAMLDKMELPANTTLMISSRLIEAKDLTANDDGLADYCRLPVTAIYRPEREFRQVIPLRYGASGDLMPWQLKLIAEPQTIVVLEPGGRDTVQVTAAELSKSIPWASTLRILDGNRGLQMILVEPAKDQRDK
- a CDS encoding HEAT repeat domain-containing protein — translated: MSTRIFACLSLMLASLPAVAAEPENPTAEQSVQTAPTRALDAEQTERAIRRAIRQLDSDTFAERREAAEILRDFGAAAIAPLEEACRDGAGERVAQSIEILKSFAASEDHVVRDDAMRALKRIADGENATAAKLAATVVQSMQTLPGRRQFPEFGPIPNAGLDGMAMRGRGRNFSMSTVRNNGREEIKITDDELHVQIERDPNGPIRVEWKEGDGESQVAKADDLDQLRNEHPEAAELVDKYQARAAGGPLMGNRFFAPMQVDGLPIPQPMFQMDEHFARMRAEHQRMVDEMRAQHEQRMQEMRRLAPPVAPAIPPSQLGRLRDHAERLQRRVQNGEVDEATRAEVERLQRLLEELQTQMNQ
- a CDS encoding metallophosphoesterase family protein; this encodes MTTRIACFGGVYNNYLALDAAIADAKSRGVDQMFCLGDLGAFGPHPDRVFPLLHEHQIQVVCGNYDDSIGRGLNDCQCGYTDPRDNYFAQISYDYTLQNTSTDNRAYLRTLPAEIRLEIEGRKILLCHGSPRRTNEFLWESTTSTSFLDWLSEDQQADLILATHTGIHWGRELANRRAFVNVGVLGRPANDGQTEVWYTIISVDSHAAISWQFVPLAYDFRRLSREMASERLPAEFIETIETGWWTTCLEVLPAKERRSGLY